In a single window of the Micromonospora sp. WMMD1155 genome:
- a CDS encoding CHAT domain-containing protein, with translation MPDQGATGGESWARERDEVAEAWVRAGDLDRAITIRREALVGLDDDVPKWMRLDLSTNLGIDLMDRYRRDGDLADLREACAIGERVWRESPPGARLEVTANLAGRLSVRSLAPGEPDQTEQAREILEQELAVAATDDPERRVAMSALAGIHLQLWRRDGDRNRLATALRTLTENLDPGAAGPEVVNIAGLLATAAEESFDQDLLGRAETLTRAGIAAGHPATASVRMTLHRLLASVLHTRYEWTGDQAFLTQATKAAEAAVREASTGPDRAQALSVRSTVRSTAARLRNDRARFTAAIQDAREALDTTADHWRDGEYATNLASLLAERYGLFGDSTDLDDAIALLDRLLDTGLDPDMAPTVANNQANNLLGRYERDAVPEDLDHAIDLAKQAVALTAPDSSDLAARHDTVGRLHAARAHHRHDPEDLDTAIRHAGLAVAATPDPSPDRALYLNNWANWESERWERDGGEDVLSRAIDLLERALAAAGQAEYDIEGSMAATIAFNLGARLQDQFDLLRSRGETEMAKLQRAADLFDEVLGAGYPHLAVLAGRRLGGITWLAGMWPEAQQSFAAALEAAGELTGMRPLHVDKERARAGVQGIGAMAALAAVRADDPAAAAVHLEQASATLIAEAIGIRAETVTFDSIVSAAARMNRHVLLLGSTPAGGVAVLVAPDGALDHQELPSAEESALAAEATLFRQELGRAETEDGADAAGIRLAAADRLTAWTMESLVAPLVPLLAGVSRLAVLPLGRLAWLPITTCGVPGEGPLLGDYDPLLLIRASVSGHAPASRGAASRVVVLADTGTVDRPIPGAAREATEVARRYPGVIPRVDEETALGGDAVLDDLLDAELAHVACHCDVDVESPQETVLRVRPPIRVGLRPAAGRRHGHIVLSACDAALTGAALPDEAFSAATAFLLAGAGVVTAPLWPVNDITAPRLMGDYHARLTEGSAPATALAAVQRRWARKRPAYVHGPWVVTAWPDAAADQAVICRAE, from the coding sequence GTGCCGGACCAGGGGGCCACCGGAGGCGAATCTTGGGCCCGAGAGAGGGACGAGGTGGCTGAGGCGTGGGTACGTGCCGGTGACCTGGACCGTGCCATCACGATCCGGCGCGAGGCGCTGGTCGGGCTCGATGACGATGTACCGAAGTGGATGCGCCTCGACCTGTCCACGAATCTCGGCATCGATCTGATGGACCGCTACCGGCGCGACGGCGACCTGGCCGACCTGCGGGAGGCCTGCGCGATCGGCGAGCGGGTCTGGCGGGAGTCCCCGCCGGGCGCCCGCCTTGAGGTGACCGCCAACCTGGCCGGCCGGCTCTCCGTCAGGTCGCTCGCGCCCGGAGAGCCCGACCAGACCGAGCAGGCCCGTGAGATTCTTGAACAAGAGCTCGCAGTCGCGGCCACCGACGATCCGGAACGGCGAGTGGCCATGTCGGCGCTCGCCGGGATCCACCTGCAGCTGTGGCGGCGCGACGGCGACCGGAACCGTCTCGCCACCGCGCTGCGAACGCTCACCGAGAATCTGGACCCGGGGGCTGCCGGCCCTGAGGTGGTCAACATCGCCGGTCTGCTCGCCACGGCCGCCGAGGAGAGTTTTGACCAGGACCTGCTCGGCAGGGCCGAGACGCTTACCCGGGCCGGGATCGCTGCTGGACACCCGGCCACCGCGTCGGTCCGAATGACACTGCACCGTTTGCTCGCCTCGGTGCTGCACACCCGGTACGAGTGGACCGGCGACCAGGCATTCCTTACGCAGGCCACAAAAGCCGCCGAGGCCGCAGTGCGCGAGGCGAGCACCGGACCGGACCGGGCGCAGGCGTTGTCGGTCCGATCCACGGTGCGGTCCACTGCGGCGCGCCTGCGCAACGACCGCGCCAGGTTCACCGCCGCTATCCAGGATGCACGGGAGGCGCTCGACACCACCGCGGACCACTGGCGCGACGGCGAGTACGCCACCAACCTCGCCTCGCTGCTGGCCGAGCGGTACGGCCTGTTCGGCGACAGCACCGACCTGGACGACGCCATAGCCCTGCTCGACCGCCTACTGGACACCGGCCTGGACCCGGACATGGCACCCACGGTCGCCAACAACCAGGCCAACAACCTGCTGGGCCGGTACGAGCGCGACGCCGTCCCGGAGGACCTGGACCACGCGATCGACCTAGCCAAGCAGGCCGTCGCCCTGACCGCACCGGACAGCTCGGACCTTGCCGCCCGCCACGACACCGTCGGACGCCTACATGCAGCCCGCGCCCATCACCGCCACGACCCGGAAGACCTGGACACCGCGATACGGCACGCCGGTCTCGCGGTGGCCGCCACCCCCGATCCCTCCCCGGACCGAGCGCTATACCTCAACAATTGGGCGAACTGGGAGTCCGAGCGCTGGGAACGCGACGGTGGCGAAGATGTGCTTTCGCGGGCGATCGACCTGCTGGAACGGGCACTGGCCGCGGCCGGGCAGGCCGAGTATGACATCGAGGGTTCGATGGCGGCGACGATCGCGTTCAACCTCGGTGCCCGCCTGCAGGACCAGTTCGACCTGCTCCGCTCACGCGGCGAAACCGAAATGGCGAAGCTGCAGCGCGCCGCCGACCTGTTCGACGAGGTGCTCGGCGCCGGATACCCGCACCTGGCGGTGCTCGCCGGTCGGCGGCTCGGCGGCATCACCTGGCTGGCCGGTATGTGGCCGGAGGCGCAGCAGTCGTTCGCGGCTGCGCTGGAGGCCGCCGGTGAGCTGACCGGGATGCGTCCGCTGCACGTCGACAAAGAACGTGCCCGAGCCGGCGTGCAGGGCATCGGCGCCATGGCGGCTCTTGCCGCGGTGCGGGCCGATGACCCCGCGGCGGCTGCGGTCCATCTTGAGCAGGCCTCGGCGACATTGATCGCCGAGGCGATCGGCATCCGTGCCGAAACGGTTACCTTCGACAGCATCGTGTCGGCGGCGGCCCGAATGAACCGGCACGTCCTGCTGCTCGGCAGCACCCCGGCCGGCGGTGTCGCGGTGCTGGTCGCCCCGGACGGCGCACTCGATCACCAGGAGTTGCCGTCGGCCGAAGAGTCGGCGCTGGCGGCGGAGGCCACCCTGTTCCGGCAGGAGTTGGGCCGGGCCGAAACCGAGGACGGCGCCGACGCGGCAGGGATCCGGTTGGCGGCGGCGGACCGGCTCACCGCGTGGACCATGGAGTCGCTGGTCGCCCCGCTGGTGCCGCTGCTGGCCGGGGTGTCCAGGCTCGCGGTGCTGCCGCTGGGGCGCCTCGCTTGGCTGCCCATCACCACCTGCGGCGTTCCCGGAGAGGGCCCCCTGCTGGGCGACTACGATCCGCTCCTGCTGATCCGGGCCAGTGTCTCCGGCCATGCCCCCGCAAGCCGGGGCGCAGCGTCCCGGGTGGTGGTGTTGGCGGACACCGGGACGGTGGACCGGCCGATCCCGGGGGCGGCTCGGGAGGCCACGGAGGTCGCGCGCCGGTATCCCGGGGTGATTCCGCGGGTCGACGAGGAGACTGCTCTGGGTGGTGATGCCGTGCTGGACGACCTGCTCGACGCCGAGTTGGCGCACGTGGCCTGTCACTGCGACGTGGACGTGGAAAGTCCGCAAGAGACAGTGCTCAGGGTGCGGCCGCCGATCCGGGTCGGCTTGCGCCCGGCTGCCGGGCGTCGGCATGGCCACATCGTGCTGAGCGCCTGCGACGCTGCGCTGACCGGTGCGGCGCTACCCGATGAGGCGTTCAGCGCCGCGACGGCGTTCCTGCTAGCCGGCGCGGGGGTGGTCACCGCGCCGCTGTGGCCGGTGAACGACATCACGGCGCCGAGACTGATGGGCGACTACCACGCGCGGTTGACCGAGGGTTCCGCGCCGGCCACCGCGCTTGCTGCGGTGCAGCGGCGGTGGGCGCGGAAACGGCCGGCGTACGTGCACGGACCGTGGGTGGTCACGGCCTGGCCGGACGCGGCAGCCGATCAAGCGGTCATCTGTCGAGCAGAGTGA